A genomic stretch from Porphyromonadaceae bacterium W3.11 includes:
- a CDS encoding IS982 family transposase: MTTNILESFCIIDDFSIQFDRVVAENAIEQGGKKRRNRKSRLSDSEVMTILILFHMSRYRDLKSFYLKYVQVHLKSEFPQTVSYNRFVELQTKVGLKLVMFLNMCCLGKCTGVSFIDSTPLRSCHIKRERTHKTMKGWAQKGRSTMGWFYGFKLHLVINDKGEIITYQITPGNTDDRAPLKDDSFSKKLFGKLIADRGYISKSLFDKLFIDDIHLITKLKKNMKNALMHIHDKILLRKRAIIETVNDLLKNVCQIEHTRHRSVNNFVVNLVSGLLAYNLMPKKPSLNLEIIDKEALAIVS, from the coding sequence ATGACAACAAATATACTAGAATCATTTTGTATTATCGACGATTTCTCTATTCAGTTTGATCGTGTTGTTGCTGAGAATGCTATAGAACAAGGAGGTAAGAAGAGAAGAAATAGAAAATCACGTCTTTCTGACAGTGAGGTCATGACAATACTCATACTTTTTCATATGTCAAGATATAGAGACCTCAAGTCCTTCTATCTCAAATATGTTCAGGTTCATCTTAAAAGTGAATTTCCTCAAACAGTCTCCTATAATCGTTTTGTGGAACTTCAAACTAAAGTGGGGCTAAAGCTTGTTATGTTTCTCAATATGTGCTGCTTAGGAAAGTGTACAGGTGTTTCTTTTATTGACTCTACTCCTCTAAGATCTTGTCATATCAAACGGGAAAGAACCCATAAGACTATGAAAGGTTGGGCACAGAAAGGTCGCTCCACAATGGGTTGGTTCTATGGCTTTAAACTGCATCTTGTTATCAATGACAAAGGAGAGATTATCACCTATCAGATCACGCCTGGTAATACAGATGACAGAGCTCCACTAAAGGATGACTCTTTCTCTAAGAAACTCTTTGGTAAGCTCATTGCGGATAGAGGATATATCTCAAAGAGTCTATTTGACAAGCTCTTTATTGATGATATACACTTGATTACAAAACTTAAGAAGAATATGAAGAATGCTCTAATGCATATTCATGATAAAATTCTCCTTCGAAAAAGAGCCATCATAGAAACCGTCAATGATCTCTTAAAGAATGTATGCCAAATAGAACATACGAGACATCGCAGTGTCAATAATTTCGTAGTCAATCTGGTTTCAGGATTACTTGCGTACAACTTGATGCCTAAAAAGCCTTCCTTAAATCTTGAAATTATTGATAAAGAGGCTCTTGCTATAGTTTCTTAA
- a CDS encoding WbqC family protein, protein MRLLPTAFLPDYHYLSMLMHGECAIYVGEMYQKQSYRNRTDFLSSNGVVSFSIPVQKIGYPSPPTSQVMISPHGHWQHQLGHLLISNYTNSPYWFHYGPMVLELVTDERIISLVEFNQRWLELLCKSWELEMPKVVDEISPNDTSYPEVITPQYKKNLPIPSRYWQVFEHKFGFTPYLSSLDLLLNLGPEGRLYLRKL, encoded by the coding sequence ATGAGACTTTTACCGACAGCCTTTTTGCCTGACTATCATTATCTCTCTATGCTCATGCATGGCGAGTGTGCTATATATGTGGGGGAGATGTATCAAAAGCAGAGCTATCGAAATCGTACCGATTTCCTCTCATCTAATGGTGTGGTGAGTTTTTCTATACCGGTGCAGAAGATCGGCTACCCTTCACCACCGACATCACAGGTGATGATATCACCTCATGGTCATTGGCAACACCAATTAGGACATTTACTGATTAGCAACTACACGAATAGCCCATACTGGTTTCATTATGGGCCTATGGTGCTGGAGCTTGTCACAGATGAGAGGATTATCTCTCTTGTGGAATTCAATCAAAGGTGGCTAGAGCTACTCTGTAAGTCTTGGGAATTAGAAATGCCCAAAGTGGTAGATGAAATTAGCCCGAACGATACGTCTTACCCAGAAGTGATCACGCCACAATATAAAAAGAACCTGCCAATCCCTTCACGGTACTGGCAGGTCTTTGAACATAAATTTGGCTTCACTCCCTATCTGTCCTCATTGGATCTCTTGCTGAACCTAGGTCCAGAGGGACGTCTCTATCTCAGGAAGTTATAG
- a CDS encoding gamma carbonic anhydrase family protein, with amino-acid sequence MAIIQSVRGFTPKIEDNVFLAANCVVVGDVEIGEGSSIWFNAVVRGDVNSIRIGKNVNVQDGAVLHTLYQKSVTILEDNVSIGHNAIIHGAKVEEGALVGMGAIVMDNAVVGKGAIIAGGAVVLSNTIIEPGALYAGVPAKFVKMVDPEQSQTINKRISDNYQMYASWYPPQE; translated from the coding sequence ATGGCAATCATTCAAAGCGTAAGGGGCTTTACCCCAAAGATTGAAGATAATGTCTTCCTCGCTGCTAACTGTGTAGTGGTAGGAGATGTAGAGATTGGAGAAGGCTCAAGCATCTGGTTCAATGCTGTAGTCCGTGGTGATGTTAATAGCATCCGCATCGGAAAGAATGTGAATGTACAGGATGGAGCTGTCCTTCATACGCTTTACCAGAAGTCTGTTACCATCCTTGAGGATAATGTATCCATCGGGCACAATGCCATCATTCATGGAGCTAAAGTCGAAGAAGGAGCTTTAGTTGGCATGGGTGCTATTGTTATGGACAATGCCGTTGTCGGCAAAGGAGCTATCATTGCTGGCGGTGCTGTGGTGCTGAGTAACACCATCATAGAGCCAGGAGCTCTATATGCTGGAGTACCAGCCAAGTTTGTTAAGATGGTTGATCCCGAACAATCGCAAACGATTAACAAACGAATCTCCGACAATTACCAGATGTATGCTTCGTGGTACCCGCCTCAAGAGTGA
- the lepB gene encoding signal peptidase I — MKKINFDYKKVPLHSWIWVTIYAILTIGMAIWTRNVWVFIIVFPFLFDICITHIIPWRWWEKSNSKALKSFMKLIEDLVVVLIVVHMLNLFIFQNFKIPSSSLEKTYLVGDYLYVSKLSYGPRVPMTPLAFPLFHNQFPWGGKTYSEKPQWEYKRLKGLREIKLYDIVVFNFPAGDTICTKKLNPDYYTTVHMDGRDRVWNDKQTYGEIQYRPVDMRDHYVKRLAGMPGDSLAVIDNDLYLNGVKQERPKEMQLNYYVQTNGAFFTNEELQQLGVSNDDVLFFSGQDPRFSYLYQSYLKLDSVNNSGYGAVYHMPLTEEMKTELSKHSAVKKIVIEPTPDVKSFPTYPLNLDTGWTRDNYGPIWIPKKGATITLTPENLEIYDRCIRNFERHNLEIKDGKVFIDGVQSDTYTFAMDYYFMLGDNRHRSADSRAWGFVPEDHIVGTPLFVWLSWDKDKQGVRWNRFFKLPK; from the coding sequence ATGAAAAAAATTAACTTTGACTATAAGAAGGTACCCCTTCACAGCTGGATTTGGGTCACAATCTATGCGATCCTGACCATAGGCATGGCGATATGGACTCGTAATGTATGGGTCTTTATTATCGTATTCCCATTTCTTTTCGACATCTGTATTACGCACATTATACCGTGGCGTTGGTGGGAAAAGTCCAATAGTAAGGCCTTAAAAAGCTTTATGAAGTTGATTGAAGACTTAGTCGTGGTGCTTATTGTGGTGCACATGCTGAATCTTTTTATTTTTCAGAACTTCAAGATCCCAAGTTCTTCACTCGAGAAGACTTACTTAGTCGGAGACTATCTATATGTTAGTAAGCTGTCATACGGACCGAGGGTACCTATGACTCCGCTGGCTTTCCCACTTTTTCATAATCAGTTCCCTTGGGGCGGCAAGACCTATTCTGAGAAGCCACAGTGGGAGTACAAGAGATTGAAAGGACTGCGAGAGATAAAGCTGTATGATATCGTCGTCTTTAATTTTCCTGCTGGTGATACGATTTGTACAAAAAAGTTGAATCCAGACTATTATACCACCGTACACATGGATGGTAGGGACAGGGTTTGGAACGATAAGCAGACCTATGGTGAGATACAGTATCGTCCAGTGGACATGAGGGACCATTATGTGAAGCGCCTGGCAGGTATGCCTGGAGATTCTCTTGCCGTTATTGACAATGACCTCTATCTGAATGGGGTTAAGCAAGAAAGACCCAAAGAGATGCAGCTTAATTATTACGTTCAGACCAATGGTGCCTTTTTCACTAACGAGGAGTTGCAGCAATTGGGCGTGAGTAATGATGATGTGTTGTTTTTCTCGGGTCAAGATCCACGATTCTCATATTTGTATCAGAGTTATCTGAAGTTAGATAGTGTGAATAATAGTGGATATGGTGCTGTATATCACATGCCTTTGACGGAGGAGATGAAGACAGAATTGAGCAAACATAGTGCCGTTAAGAAGATCGTCATAGAGCCGACTCCTGATGTTAAATCTTTCCCTACCTACCCATTGAACTTAGATACTGGGTGGACTCGTGATAATTATGGACCTATATGGATACCTAAGAAGGGCGCGACGATTACGCTTACTCCTGAAAATCTGGAGATCTATGACAGATGTATTCGTAACTTCGAAAGGCATAATTTAGAGATCAAGGATGGTAAAGTATTTATCGATGGGGTACAGAGTGATACCTATACCTTTGCCATGGACTATTATTTCATGCTAGGTGATAACCGTCATCGCTCAGCCGACTCTAGAGCTTGGGGATTTGTACCTGAGGATCATATTGTTGGGACACCTCTATTTGTATGGCTCTCATGGGATAAGGATAAGCAAGGCGTCCGATGGAATCGTTTCTTTAAGCTGCCAAAGTAA
- the dapB gene encoding 4-hydroxy-tetrahydrodipicolinate reductase, with the protein MKICIIGYGKMGHEVERIALSRGHEVVGKLDAQWDTLPECDVAIEFTTPETAFENISKAIKQGVPIVSGTTGWLKKYDDILTEVDRHEGSFFYASNFSIGIYLFRQLNKHLAKMMNFFPEYDASMEEIHHIHKLDYPSGTALTLADEVIEQLAVKTESKPYLATDAKPDATPEQLLIRSVREGEVPGTHTIRYESEEDVIEIKHEAKGRAGLARGAVLAAEFIQGKKGVFGMEDLVNIK; encoded by the coding sequence ATGAAGATTTGTATAATAGGATATGGTAAGATGGGGCACGAGGTGGAGCGAATCGCTCTAAGTCGTGGTCATGAAGTGGTCGGAAAGTTGGATGCCCAGTGGGATACACTCCCTGAATGTGATGTGGCTATCGAATTTACGACGCCAGAAACAGCATTTGAGAATATAAGTAAGGCTATAAAGCAAGGGGTACCGATCGTATCAGGAACTACAGGTTGGCTTAAAAAGTATGATGATATCCTCACTGAGGTTGATCGTCATGAGGGGAGTTTCTTTTATGCCTCTAATTTTAGCATCGGAATTTACCTGTTCCGTCAGCTTAATAAGCATTTGGCGAAGATGATGAACTTCTTTCCTGAATATGATGCGTCTATGGAGGAGATCCACCATATTCATAAATTGGACTATCCTAGTGGGACGGCTTTGACTCTAGCTGATGAGGTCATTGAACAGCTCGCTGTAAAGACAGAGTCTAAGCCCTACCTAGCAACCGATGCAAAACCTGATGCTACACCAGAGCAATTATTGATACGTTCTGTTCGAGAGGGCGAGGTTCCCGGGACACATACGATTCGTTATGAGAGTGAAGAGGATGTGATAGAGATAAAGCATGAGGCGAAGGGACGTGCAGGTTTGGCTCGTGGGGCTGTCCTGGCTGCAGAGTTTATTCAAGGTAAAAAAGGTGTCTTTGGGATGGAAGACCTTGTAAATATCAAGTAA
- a CDS encoding phosphatidylglycerol lysyltransferase domain-containing protein — translation MAELIEFHRVTLDDRTRVEEYRKLNPYCNCDYSFGNLYNWGFFYKTEIAFHKDMMVVRFRYEDDTRTAYLMPIGDGDFADVLMDMEYTMEQTEGGPLVLMSVIEKGVELLQMTRPENLHIIENRDYADYIYLREKLATLSGKKLQSKRNHVNKFKRMYPDYQYEEINQENAKECLAVEDAWYAVSDRTEDIQEERRMVRTALSEFEEIGLSGGCIRVDGKIIAFTLGMPISNCCFGVHVEKADINYEGSFAIINQEFAKRIPEEFESVNREEDLGIEGLRKAKLSYKPKLIMEKFTVALRYPEE, via the coding sequence ATGGCTGAGTTAATAGAGTTTCATAGAGTAACCCTTGACGATAGGACTAGGGTGGAAGAATATAGAAAGTTGAATCCATATTGTAATTGCGATTACTCCTTCGGGAATCTGTACAATTGGGGCTTTTTTTATAAGACAGAGATTGCTTTTCATAAAGATATGATGGTGGTTCGTTTTCGATATGAAGATGATACACGGACTGCCTATTTGATGCCTATTGGGGATGGCGACTTTGCCGATGTCCTAATGGATATGGAATATACAATGGAACAGACAGAGGGAGGTCCTTTGGTCCTTATGTCTGTTATAGAGAAAGGGGTTGAGTTACTTCAAATGACACGCCCAGAGAACCTACACATCATAGAGAATCGTGATTATGCAGATTATATCTATCTAAGAGAGAAGCTCGCTACGCTCTCTGGTAAGAAATTACAGAGTAAGCGAAATCATGTGAATAAATTCAAGCGGATGTATCCTGACTACCAATATGAAGAGATTAACCAAGAAAATGCTAAGGAGTGCTTGGCTGTTGAGGATGCTTGGTATGCTGTCTCTGATCGTACCGAGGATATCCAAGAGGAGCGTAGAATGGTTCGTACTGCCTTGAGTGAGTTTGAGGAGATTGGGTTGAGTGGAGGTTGCATCCGAGTGGATGGTAAGATAATTGCTTTTACCTTAGGAATGCCTATTAGTAACTGTTGCTTTGGTGTTCATGTGGAGAAAGCTGACATCAATTATGAGGGCTCTTTTGCTATCATTAATCAAGAGTTTGCGAAGAGAATCCCTGAGGAGTTTGAATCGGTCAATCGAGAAGAGGACTTGGGGATAGAGGGACTTCGGAAGGCAAAGCTATCTTATAAGCCTAAATTAATCATGGAAAAATTCACCGTAGCTCTAAGATATCCTGAAGAGTGA
- a CDS encoding GNAT family N-acetyltransferase has protein sequence MMERVLFSRSDKEQHRSILRLLCEAFGHQYLHYYELHLEALASADSTILLADKGEIVAHIQVVSYDAKLSSSLGLRRCAYLYAICTAESHRGTGIMTKLMRDLFNGELRAKGYDFAILVPADTDLIAYYERLDMRLMSGSIFMKAPKEAYPVIRPGLDAECYMDSAAELDAQFEELTYSKGSSCRFPQKWVPFTPKQVGWMSYPLAEDILPEDTMLVNPLT, from the coding sequence ATGATGGAGAGAGTTCTTTTTTCTCGAAGTGATAAAGAGCAACATCGCTCAATTCTTCGCTTGCTCTGTGAGGCTTTTGGTCATCAGTATCTGCATTATTACGAACTACATCTTGAGGCCTTAGCCTCAGCTGATAGTACCATACTATTAGCGGATAAGGGAGAGATCGTAGCTCATATTCAGGTGGTCTCATACGATGCTAAGTTGTCGTCATCGCTAGGGCTTCGAAGGTGTGCATATCTCTATGCTATCTGTACTGCAGAGAGTCACCGAGGTACAGGGATTATGACTAAACTCATGCGGGATTTATTTAATGGAGAGCTAAGAGCGAAAGGGTATGACTTTGCTATTTTAGTCCCTGCGGATACTGATCTGATTGCCTATTACGAGCGATTGGATATGAGGTTGATGTCGGGCTCTATCTTTATGAAGGCACCTAAAGAGGCATATCCCGTCATTCGCCCGGGATTAGATGCTGAATGCTATATGGATAGTGCTGCAGAGCTGGATGCACAGTTTGAGGAACTTACGTATAGCAAGGGGAGCTCCTGTCGCTTCCCTCAGAAATGGGTGCCGTTTACGCCTAAGCAGGTGGGATGGATGAGTTATCCGCTTGCTGAGGATATTTTGCCTGAAGATACCATGCTGGTTAATCCATTGACCTAA
- a CDS encoding aminopeptidase P family protein, which produces MKDVIKNRLQALRKVMKQENIDAYIIPSSDHHLSEYTPECWKNREWISGFNGSAGTAVVALDEAGLWTDSRYFLQGAEQLEGTTITLRKEGLPETPSIADYLRKKPGVKRIGFLDKAISTTEALGYKKAMDIAGIEIVSDKDLIGMAREDMPEIPRNPFFVQPIQYAGVSTADKIKQVRSSLEDMGANTYIITMLDEIAWFFNIRSNDVAYNPVGIAYGLITPREVILYTFPEKLPTEVKEHLKENGVTIKEYNEVYTDVANLKDSDVLCLDPIRTNYAFYRAVPSHVTKIQQLSPITFHKAVKNEAEYKGYYTVMNRDGAALTRFFMWLEKTLAEGNNPTEYEIGEKLSGFRAQDEKYVSDSFGTIAGYNDHGAIVHYSATPESAYKLEPKGMLLLDSGGQYYDGTTDITRTISLDGKPSQKQKDDYTRVLKGHIQLATAIFPQGTRGSQLDILARKALWDNCQNYGHGTGHGVGHFLNVHEGPQNIRMNENPTELVPGMVTSNEPGIYITGEYGIRIENLIRTIPFKKSVDGAFYAFETLTVCYMDNSLVNVDLMEPNEIKWYNDYQATVYERISPLLSKEEAAWLKAKTAPLKK; this is translated from the coding sequence ATGAAAGACGTAATTAAGAACAGACTTCAGGCACTTCGTAAGGTGATGAAGCAAGAAAATATTGATGCATATATCATACCTAGCTCCGATCATCACCTGAGCGAATACACCCCTGAGTGCTGGAAGAATAGAGAGTGGATAAGTGGATTTAATGGATCTGCGGGTACTGCAGTAGTTGCACTAGACGAAGCGGGATTATGGACAGATTCACGCTACTTCCTCCAAGGTGCTGAGCAACTAGAGGGAACCACGATCACTCTTCGCAAGGAGGGACTACCAGAGACACCTAGTATAGCAGACTATCTTAGGAAGAAACCTGGTGTTAAGAGAATCGGATTCTTGGATAAAGCCATCAGCACTACAGAAGCACTGGGATATAAGAAAGCGATGGACATCGCTGGTATCGAAATTGTCTCCGACAAAGACCTCATCGGTATGGCTCGTGAGGACATGCCTGAAATTCCTCGCAACCCGTTCTTCGTACAACCCATTCAGTATGCTGGTGTATCTACAGCTGATAAAATTAAGCAAGTGAGATCCTCCCTAGAGGATATGGGTGCAAATACCTATATCATAACCATGCTTGACGAGATTGCTTGGTTCTTCAATATCCGTAGCAATGACGTAGCTTACAATCCCGTAGGCATCGCATACGGACTCATCACGCCTCGTGAGGTTATCCTTTATACTTTCCCCGAAAAGCTTCCTACGGAAGTCAAAGAGCATCTAAAGGAAAATGGCGTTACGATAAAAGAATACAACGAAGTATATACAGATGTAGCTAACCTAAAGGATAGCGATGTACTCTGCCTTGATCCCATCCGGACCAACTACGCCTTCTACCGTGCTGTACCTAGCCACGTAACTAAGATACAGCAGCTTAGTCCTATCACATTCCATAAGGCCGTGAAGAATGAAGCTGAATATAAGGGATATTACACCGTAATGAATCGTGACGGAGCTGCTCTAACTCGTTTCTTCATGTGGTTAGAAAAGACTCTAGCTGAGGGCAATAACCCAACTGAGTATGAAATTGGAGAGAAACTCTCTGGCTTCCGTGCTCAGGATGAGAAGTATGTGAGTGATAGCTTTGGGACCATCGCTGGATATAACGATCACGGTGCGATTGTTCACTATAGTGCTACCCCTGAAAGTGCCTATAAGCTGGAGCCTAAGGGGATGTTGCTTTTAGATTCAGGGGGTCAGTACTATGATGGTACCACCGACATCACTCGTACTATTTCACTAGATGGTAAACCTAGCCAAAAGCAGAAAGATGACTACACACGTGTACTAAAGGGGCATATTCAGTTAGCGACAGCTATCTTCCCTCAAGGAACTCGTGGCTCTCAATTAGATATCCTTGCTCGTAAGGCTCTTTGGGACAACTGTCAGAACTATGGTCACGGTACAGGTCATGGTGTAGGTCATTTCCTAAATGTCCACGAAGGTCCTCAAAACATTCGTATGAATGAGAATCCTACAGAGCTAGTACCTGGTATGGTTACCTCTAACGAACCTGGCATTTACATCACAGGCGAATATGGTATCCGTATCGAGAACCTTATCCGCACCATACCATTTAAGAAGTCAGTAGATGGGGCTTTCTATGCCTTTGAGACCTTAACGGTCTGCTATATGGATAATAGCTTAGTCAATGTAGATCTGATGGAGCCTAACGAAATCAAGTGGTACAACGACTACCAAGCAACCGTTTATGAGAGAATATCTCCATTGCTCAGTAAGGAAGAGGCTGCTTGGCTTAAAGCTAAGACAGCTCCTCTTAAGAAGTAA